One genomic segment of Nonomuraea coxensis DSM 45129 includes these proteins:
- a CDS encoding ABC transporter ATP-binding protein — protein sequence MIEIKDVTKRYGDNVVVDRVSLTIPRGGVTSIIGANGAGKSTLLSIISRLLPADEGVVTVDGMDVATTPGDRLARRLAVLRQDNHLSVRLTVRELVAFGRFPHSGGRLTTADHAHVDEAIAYFELGDLADRQLDQLSGGQRQRAYVAMVLCQDTDYVLLDEPLNNLDMRHAVHMMRRLRRMAEDYGKTVVMVVHDINFASCHSDTIVAMRDGAVIAQGTTTEMMTPELLHAVYDLDIDVRDINGSRIGVYFA from the coding sequence GGTACGGCGACAACGTGGTCGTCGACCGGGTGTCGCTGACCATCCCGCGCGGGGGCGTGACCTCCATCATCGGCGCGAACGGCGCGGGCAAGTCGACGCTCCTCTCCATCATCAGCCGGTTGCTGCCCGCCGACGAGGGCGTGGTCACCGTGGACGGCATGGATGTCGCCACCACGCCCGGCGACCGGCTGGCGCGGCGGCTGGCCGTGCTCCGGCAGGACAACCACCTGTCCGTACGGCTGACCGTGCGCGAACTGGTCGCCTTCGGGCGCTTCCCGCACTCGGGCGGCCGGCTCACCACGGCCGACCACGCGCACGTCGACGAGGCCATCGCCTACTTCGAGCTGGGCGACCTGGCCGACCGGCAGCTCGACCAGCTCTCGGGCGGTCAGCGGCAGCGGGCGTACGTGGCCATGGTGCTCTGCCAGGACACCGACTACGTCCTGCTGGACGAACCGCTGAACAACCTCGACATGCGGCACGCGGTGCACATGATGCGGCGGTTGCGGCGGATGGCCGAGGACTACGGCAAGACCGTGGTCATGGTCGTGCACGACATCAACTTCGCCTCGTGCCATTCGGACACCATCGTGGCCATGCGGGACGGCGCGGTGATCGCGCAGGGGACCACGACGGAGATGATGACGCCGGAGCTGCTCCACGCGGTCTACGACCTGGACATCGACGTACGCGACATCAACGGCAGCCGTATCGGCGTCTACTTCGCCTGA
- a CDS encoding OmpA family protein: MPWWGSGRRITILASAVTVVAILAGCSAGDGIARPPASASPPSAPAASTAASGAPAPLATLRAGGDGDGSGTGRIDVVALERTTPDTVTARLRISAERGEVDLGQFRPPAIAGTVAYNYTASSAGFFLLDEPRLSLYFAMKRDAEKTGAACLCTQLSGKLTVTSEPAQVWIVYRVPVETASVAVGLMSVGVTAPLPIGPRGQAAAPDEPGPAAVAAAFPNTRGLATSLSGAAEKVAETTDKVEIALDTDVLFDFDKASLTSKAQATLRSTAERIRRQAAGTVRIVGHTDDVGDDTYNMRLSRRRAQAVEQALRASGAGRDLTFQVEGRGEREPKEQGSSEAARAVNRRVEVSYPRPVAAAPATPAVPRPEESPSVPATTGATAAGLRSMEGVTADLVELRRLSPTTLIATFDFRNEGSREIAMRDGAMDRDAQRSSGTAHIAAFEFFWLSLADAAGNRYYVLRTSGRPVHHCLCSELDKLPPGGRVRTFALMTSPPPDVRTVDVGLFAFEPMRGVPIA; encoded by the coding sequence ATGCCGTGGTGGGGCTCAGGCCGTAGGATCACGATCCTGGCGAGCGCGGTGACGGTCGTCGCGATACTGGCCGGGTGCTCCGCCGGTGACGGCATCGCGCGGCCACCGGCGAGCGCGTCGCCACCGTCGGCGCCGGCGGCGTCCACAGCCGCCTCCGGGGCGCCCGCCCCGCTGGCGACGCTGCGGGCCGGCGGCGACGGGGACGGGTCCGGCACGGGCCGGATCGACGTGGTCGCGCTGGAACGCACGACCCCCGACACGGTCACCGCGCGGCTGCGGATCAGCGCCGAGCGGGGCGAGGTCGATCTGGGCCAGTTCCGTCCGCCGGCGATCGCCGGCACCGTGGCCTACAACTACACCGCTTCCTCGGCGGGATTCTTCCTCCTCGACGAGCCGCGGTTGTCGCTGTACTTCGCGATGAAGCGCGATGCGGAGAAGACGGGGGCGGCCTGCCTGTGCACCCAGCTGTCGGGGAAGCTGACGGTGACCTCCGAGCCCGCTCAGGTCTGGATCGTCTACCGGGTGCCCGTGGAGACCGCCAGCGTCGCGGTGGGCCTGATGTCCGTCGGTGTCACGGCCCCCTTGCCGATCGGGCCGCGCGGGCAGGCCGCCGCGCCTGACGAGCCCGGCCCCGCCGCCGTCGCCGCGGCCTTCCCCAACACCCGAGGTCTGGCGACCAGCCTCAGCGGCGCCGCCGAGAAGGTCGCCGAGACCACCGACAAGGTGGAGATCGCCCTCGACACCGACGTGCTGTTCGACTTCGACAAGGCGAGCCTGACCTCCAAGGCGCAGGCCACGCTGCGCAGTACGGCCGAACGGATCCGCCGCCAGGCCGCCGGAACGGTGCGGATCGTCGGGCACACCGACGACGTCGGCGACGACACGTACAACATGAGGCTTTCGCGCCGCCGCGCCCAGGCGGTGGAGCAGGCGCTCCGCGCCTCGGGAGCCGGCCGGGACCTGACCTTCCAGGTCGAGGGCAGGGGCGAGCGCGAGCCGAAGGAGCAGGGAAGCTCGGAGGCGGCACGCGCCGTCAACCGCCGGGTCGAGGTGAGCTATCCGCGGCCGGTCGCCGCCGCGCCGGCCACCCCGGCCGTTCCGCGGCCGGAGGAGAGCCCGTCCGTGCCTGCCACCACCGGGGCGACGGCCGCCGGGCTGCGCAGTATGGAGGGCGTCACCGCCGACCTGGTGGAACTGCGCCGGCTGAGCCCCACCACCCTGATCGCCACGTTCGACTTCCGCAACGAAGGCTCGCGCGAGATCGCCATGCGGGACGGGGCGATGGACCGGGACGCCCAGAGGTCCAGTGGCACCGCCCACATCGCGGCCTTCGAGTTCTTCTGGCTCTCGCTGGCCGACGCCGCCGGCAACCGCTACTACGTGCTGCGCACGTCCGGGAGGCCCGTCCACCACTGCCTGTGCAGCGAACTCGACAAGCTGCCGCCCGGCGGGCGGGTCAGGACGTTCGCCCTGATGACCTCGCCGCCGCCGGACGTGCGGACGGTGGACGTCGGGCTGTTCGCCTTCGAGCCGATGCGCGGCGTCCCGATCGCCTGA
- a CDS encoding response regulator transcription factor, translated as MAEVLGKVLVVDDDEVIRQLIAVNLNLEGFEVETATDGQDCLDRVREVKPDVITLDVMMPHLDGWSTAEKLRTEPDTSHIRVVLVTARAQDDDRRRGLGIGVDAYLTKPFDPAELIEVVRELAARG; from the coding sequence GTGGCCGAGGTTCTGGGAAAAGTACTGGTCGTGGATGACGACGAGGTCATCCGGCAGCTCATCGCGGTCAACCTCAACCTTGAGGGGTTCGAGGTGGAGACCGCCACCGACGGGCAGGACTGCCTGGATCGGGTACGGGAGGTCAAGCCGGATGTCATCACACTCGACGTCATGATGCCGCATCTCGACGGCTGGTCCACGGCCGAGAAGTTGCGTACGGAGCCGGACACCAGCCACATCAGGGTGGTGCTGGTAACGGCGCGGGCGCAGGACGACGATCGGCGGCGCGGGCTGGGGATCGGGGTGGACGCCTACCTGACGAAGCCGTTCGATCCGGCGGAGTTGATCGAGGTCGTACGGGAGCTGGCGGCCCGAGGCTGA
- a CDS encoding AIM24 family protein yields the protein MRSSVFGNLEGQGLPGGFVLQNGKMLRVELPSEVLAKQGSMVAFQGQMDFDYEGGGLGKLLKKAVTGEGAALMRVRGQGLLYLADNADDIHLFYLENEGLTVNGRNLLAFQPSLTWDIKRVQGAGMAAGGLFNTTVAGTGWVAVTTHGTPVLLDAARMPTYADAQSAVCWSTQLEVGVNRTVKVGALIGRGSGEAMQLAFRGQGFVLVQASEGPPVVKAGS from the coding sequence GTGCGTAGCTCGGTGTTCGGCAATCTGGAGGGGCAAGGGCTGCCGGGCGGGTTCGTCCTGCAGAACGGCAAGATGCTGCGGGTGGAGCTGCCCTCGGAGGTGCTGGCCAAGCAGGGGTCCATGGTGGCCTTCCAGGGGCAGATGGACTTCGACTACGAGGGCGGCGGGCTCGGGAAGCTGCTGAAGAAGGCGGTGACGGGCGAAGGGGCCGCGCTGATGCGGGTGCGCGGCCAGGGGCTGCTGTACCTCGCGGACAACGCCGACGACATCCACCTGTTCTATCTGGAGAACGAGGGGCTGACGGTCAATGGGCGGAACCTGCTGGCGTTCCAGCCGTCGCTCACCTGGGACATCAAGCGGGTTCAGGGGGCGGGGATGGCGGCCGGCGGGCTGTTCAACACGACCGTCGCGGGCACCGGGTGGGTGGCGGTGACCACGCACGGCACGCCGGTGCTGCTCGACGCGGCGCGCATGCCGACGTACGCGGACGCGCAGTCGGCCGTGTGCTGGAGCACGCAGCTGGAGGTGGGCGTGAACCGTACGGTCAAGGTGGGGGCGCTTATCGGGCGGGGGAGCGGGGAGGCCATGCAGCTCGCGTTCAGGGGGCAGGGGTTCGTGCTGGTGCAGGCCAGTGAGGGGCCGCCGGTGGTGAAGGCCGGCTCATGA
- a CDS encoding cellulose binding domain-containing protein codes for MRKTSGALAAFLALAAVVMYLTTTPAGAAAIRIMPLGDSITGSPGCWRALLWNKLQSTGYTDIDFVGTLPPQGCGVAHDGDNEGHGGYLATNVANQNLLPGWLSATRPDVVMMHFGTNDVWSNIPPATILGAFTTLVNQMRASNPAMKILVAKIIPMNPSSCADCGQRAVTFNNAIPAWAASTSTAQSPVTVVDQWTGFSTATDTYDGVHPNAAGDQKMSDKWYPALVNALSGVTPTPTVTPTVTPTVTPTTGAGCTATYRNAGQWQGGFQGEVTVKNTGTTPISAWTVRWTFANGQQVTQIWGGTLSASGANVTVRNESWNGSLAPGASTTFGFLGSYSGTNTAPSPTCS; via the coding sequence ATGCGCAAGACCAGCGGTGCGCTGGCGGCGTTCCTGGCCCTGGCCGCAGTGGTGATGTACCTGACCACCACGCCGGCCGGCGCGGCCGCCATCAGGATCATGCCCTTGGGAGACTCGATCACCGGGTCGCCGGGCTGCTGGCGAGCCCTGCTCTGGAACAAGTTACAGAGCACCGGTTACACCGACATCGACTTCGTCGGCACGCTGCCGCCCCAGGGCTGCGGGGTCGCCCACGACGGCGACAACGAGGGCCACGGCGGCTACCTGGCCACGAACGTGGCCAACCAGAACCTCTTGCCCGGCTGGCTCTCCGCCACCAGGCCCGACGTCGTCATGATGCACTTCGGCACCAACGACGTGTGGAGCAACATCCCGCCGGCGACGATCCTCGGCGCGTTCACCACGCTGGTGAACCAGATGCGGGCCAGCAACCCCGCCATGAAGATCCTGGTCGCCAAGATCATTCCGATGAACCCGTCAAGTTGCGCCGACTGCGGCCAGCGCGCGGTCACGTTCAACAACGCCATCCCCGCCTGGGCCGCGTCCACCTCGACCGCGCAGTCCCCGGTCACCGTGGTCGACCAGTGGACCGGCTTCAGCACCGCCACCGACACCTACGACGGGGTGCACCCGAACGCGGCGGGCGACCAGAAGATGTCGGACAAGTGGTATCCGGCGCTGGTGAACGCCCTGTCCGGCGTCACCCCGACCCCGACCGTCACCCCGACCGTCACCCCGACGGTCACGCCCACCACGGGGGCCGGATGCACCGCCACCTACCGGAACGCCGGCCAGTGGCAGGGCGGCTTCCAGGGCGAGGTCACCGTCAAGAACACCGGCACGACGCCGATCAGCGCCTGGACCGTGCGCTGGACGTTCGCCAACGGCCAGCAGGTCACCCAGATCTGGGGCGGCACGCTGAGCGCGAGCGGCGCGAACGTCACCGTGCGCAACGAGAGCTGGAACGGCTCACTCGCGCCCGGCGCGTCCACCACATTCGGCTTCCTGGGCTCCTACAGCGGCACCAACACCGCCCCCAGCCCCACCTGCTCCTGA